CTTGTTGTTTAAAGACCTGCTGTTAAACACTTTTTCCGCAGAGATGATTTTTTTGGTATTTTTATCCAATAGTGTATTCGCTCTGCTGGGCATTATGACGGTAAGCCGGCTTTTCGGCTCCGAGCAGGTTTTAATGGCCGAAGGGAAAGGTCTTCAGTTTTCATTTAAGCGATTCCGGATTAGGCCGGTGGATGTTCTTCCGCTATCCACCGCGGTAATCATTTGCACGATCATAATGATACTGCTCTTTTACGTCGCCGGAGTTCTTCAACTGCGGATGAATCACTGGAGCATGGCGATCACCGAGTGGGGGCTGATCCTTATGCCGGTGTTGTTGTCCCTATGGTATTTTAAAGCGAATTATAGAATGTCGCTGCATTTGAGGGGTTTCAATTTCGGCGCGGGGTTGGGCACAATGTTGCTTTGCATAGGCAGTATGGGATTGACGGTGTGGGTGGGGCTGGTGCAGGCTAAATTATTTCCGGAGTCGGTAAAAGCCCTGGAGCCACTGCAAAAAATGTTGGGCGTAAACGTCTTGGGGATCAGTCCATGGTTGGGAGTGTTTCTATTCGGCTTTGGACCGGGCATCTGCGAAGAGTTGTTTTTTAGGGGAATGCTGTTATCGTCATTTAGGAAAAAGATGGCGCCGGCTGCAGCCATAGTGGCGGTAGCGCTTCTGTTCGGAATTTTCCATATGAGCATTTTTCGTTTTGTGCCCGCATTTCTTTTGGGCATATATCTGACGTATGTCGTTTACCGGACAGGTTCGATATACCTGTCAATCTTGGCCCATACCTTGAACAACAGCTTTGCAGTGCTGCTGATCCATTCGCCGACATTGGCCAGTAAATTCATGTGGTTGACCGGAGAAAAGCCTTTTCCGCCACAGGCCCTGGCGGTAATGACTGGATTGGTTATATTGGGTGTTTTCTGCATCCATCATTCAACAAGATTGACGGACAGTAAATAAAGATGGTGATTTAGATGGACCAGCAACTATTCTTGCAGCGGGTATCTGACATATCAGGGCGGGGTGCCCGAGGTGGAGGAGTTCATCAGGAAGGTCCATAAGTAAAAAACATCAGAAGCCTCGTTTGCGCGGGGCTTTTGGGCCTTGGGGGCGGACCTAACCCCCTGCCCCTTCTTCCTTAGTTTGCAATATATATGCAAAACTCAGGACAGGTGCCGGGAAGGGGTGGCACAAAGTCCCTTCCCTTGTGGGAAAGGAATTTAGGGTTAGGTCAGAAACAAGAAATATGGATAAATTCGGCTTTCTCAAAGGAAAAACGCACCCCGCGCACCGGCTATAACTTATTTATTTGCTAAAAAACGTCTTTATTTATCAATCAAAGAGATTTGCCTTAAATGCTACAAAGCAGTATCCGTGCTTATCTGCGGAGTTTATCTATCCGCTTCAAAGAGACCTACACGCAATATGCTATTGTAAAATAATGAATCACCGAAGTCGCGGTTAGTGTCAAAAGCCTGTACAGATTCAGTGTATTTTTGTACAGTAAAAAGCTAACGGAGAACCCTGTCTTTATTGACTTACAGGAGAAATAGCCTTTGAGAAAGTCGTATATAGCCAGAAATATCAGGCAATCACATTAATTGCACAAAATCTTCAAATGAAAAATTCCGGATATAAAACAAATATTCTTTCCCTCTTCCTCGACGGCTGGCGGCCTTATGCCTGGCTGGCCGCCGTGGGGTTTGTCTTATATGTCCAGACCCTGTTCTTCGGCCTGAGTGGATACGACGACACTCTTTTGATAACCCGGCACTATTACCTGATAAAAGATATCACCAAGATTCCGGCGGCCTTCCTGAACGACGTGGCCTGGGGCAAAAGCCAGCAGTTCTACCGGCCGATGCTGACCCTGTCCTTCATGTTCAATGCCATTTTGGGCTGGAAGAGCGTCTGGTTCTACCATCTGACCAACGTCCTGATGCACCTGGGCTCGGTCCTGCTGGTGTTCTGGCTGCTCAAAAGAATAACCGGGGAGCGGGGCTTGGCCTTCGTGCTTTCACTGCTCTTCGCCGCCCACCCGGCCCTGGCCCCGGCGGCGGCCTGGCTCCCGGGGCGCAACGACCCATTGCTGGGGCTTTTTGTCTTCGGCTCACTGGCCGCGTTGATAAGATACCGGGAAAAAGAAAATTTGCAATGGTACGTTCTGCACCTGTTCCTGTTCCTGGGCGCGCTGTTCACCAAGGAGACCTCGGCGGCCATTCCGGTGGTGTTCCTGGTATTTTTACTTTTGGTTTACGGCAAACAGAAACTAAAACAATACATTTATCTGATCGCCGGCTGGCTGGCCTGTTTGGCAGGGTATTTCATCTTACGAAACTCGGTCCTGCCCCGGATGCCCCCGGTGATGAACACCGCCTCCGAGAACGCGCTGGGTCTGCTGGGATACATCGGTAAGCTGATATTCCCCGTAAACCTTTCGGTGATGCCCATGCCTCAGGATACCCCCTGGTTCATTGGGACGGCGGCCCTGGCGCTGTTCATCGTCCTGTTCGCGCTAAAAGGGATCAGGGGCAGAAAGATATTCTTGGCCGGGCTCTTCTGGTTCGGGGTGTTCCTGATTCCCACCATCTTCCGGATCACCGATTTTGCCAACATGCTGGAACACCGGCTCTACGTGCCTTTTCTGGGGCTTTTGCTGATGGTCTCCCAGGCGGAAGCAGTTTTCCATTTTAGAAAAACATTTTTGACGATGTCAGCCGTTTTATTCATTCTCTTCAGCGCATTCGCAGTATTGCACAGCCGGGACTTTAAGGACCCGCTGTCCTTCTGGCAGAACGCGGTGAAGACCTCGCCCCACTGCACCCTGGCCCACCGCTCGCTGGGGATGATGTATATGGACCGGAAGGATCCGGTTGGCGCGGCCGCACAGTTCCAATCGGGTTTGCAATACGACCCCCAAAACCCCGGGCTGCTGAACGGCCTGGCGCTGGCCCATGTGGATATGGGGAAGACGGGCGAGGCCATTCAATTGCTAAAAACAGCGGTGCAGGCAGAGCCCAACAACCCTTTCAGCCACGACAACCTGGGCACGGCCTGGCTGAAAGCCGGGAACATGGCCGAGGCCGGGCGGGAATATCGGCAGGCGTTTTTGCTAAAGCCGGATGATCCGATGATAATGCTAAATTGCTCGTATGCTCATTATTTGTTGAAGGACATTGATTCGGCTTCGTATTATTACGAGCTGGCGGTGAAGAACGGGCTGGCGCGGGATCCAGGGATAGAGGGAAGGCTGAAGGGGGCGGGGCGGAATAGGAAAAAATGAGAGTTGGCCTTTAAGGGAATAAAATATTTTATTAAAATATATAACGTGCCGGACTAACAACCGGCATTTTTCTTTCCTTAAAACCGTCCCAAAAATATTCCAATAAAATGCTTGCTTAAAACAGTTTGTTGATATAAAATATACCGTTAAACTCCGCAACTACGCCTGCACAAAAATTCCATAAAAATACCCCAAACAAGGAGGTATCATATGCCGCCATCCAGGAAAAAACCGGGGCTTTTGCCCGCCCGGCCCGCCAGGGCCGCGCTGCTGCCCACCGCCAAGAGCGAGCTCTCCAGCCTTAAGATGAAGCTCAAAGTGCTCCAGCGGGTCAACGAGATCGCCGCCAGCACCTTCGAGGTCCAGCCCCTTTTAGACCGGGCCATGGACCTGGTGACCGAGATCGCGCCCTCGGAGGCCGGGTCGCTGCTGCTGTTGTCCTCCGACCGTTCGTACTTAAAATTCTCCATCGTCAAGGGGCCGGCCGCGCACAAGCTGGAGGGGCTGGAGATTCCCATCGGCCAGGGCATCGCCGGCTGGGTGGCCAAGACCGGGATCCCGCTGACCGTCAACGACGTCCAGAGCGAGCCCAAGTGGAAGAAGGAGATCGCCGACAACGTGGAGTTCCCCACCCGCAGCATTCTCTGCGTGCCGCTAAAATCGCGGGCCGAGGTCATCGGCGTGGTGGAGCTGATCAACAAACTCCGGGCCGAAGATTACAACGACGACGACCTGGAGATCATCGAACTTTTAGGGGCCCACCTTTCCACTCTGATCGAGAACAGCCGGCTCTATTCCGAGGCCCGGGAAAAGGTGGAGAGGATCACCGCCATGGCCGAGACCAGCGCGCTGATCTCGTCCTCGCTGGACGTCAAGCGGGTGCTGGAGACCGTGATGACGGTGGCCAAGGACGTGATCGACGCCGAGGCCTCCTCCATCTTCCTTTACAACGAGGATAAGAACGATTTTTACTTTGAGATCGCCACCGGAGACGCCGGAGACGCGGTCAAGCAGATCCGCGTTCCCTGGGGCAAGGGGATGGTAGGCTGGGCGGCCGAGCACATGCAGACGCTTCTGGTTCCCGATGTCACCAAGGACCCGCGGTTCTATTCCAAGGTGGACGAGAAATCGAAATTCATCACCCGTAACGCCATCACCGTGCCCCTAAAGCCCAAGAACAAACTGATCGGGGTGGCCCAGGTGCTCAATAAAAAGGGCGGGCTGTTCACCCGCGAGGACGTCGAATTGTTCGAGACCCTGGCCCGCCAGGCGGCGGTGGCCATCGAGAACGCCAGCCTGTACACCGACCTGCAGGAACTTTTCCTGAACTCCATCCGGACCGTGGTCAGCTTGATCGACGCCAAGGACGACTACACCGCCGGCCATTCCTCCCGGGTTACCAAGTATTCCATGATGATCGCCGACCAGCTGGGCTTCGCCTCCGAGGACCGCAAGCGGCTGGAGCTGGCGGCCCTGCTGCACGATGTGGGCAAAATCGGGATGCCGGACGCCATCTTAAAGAAACCTTCCGGTCTGACTAACGAGGAGTTCGCCATCGTCAAGGATCATCCCAACAAGGGGGCCGAGGCCCTGGAGCCCATCAAGCAGATGAAGGACATCATCCCCGGGGTCAGGCACCACCACGAGAAGCTGGACGGGCGCGGCTATCCGGATGGCCTGGCCGGCGACAGGGTGCCCATGGACGCCCAGATCATCTGCGTGGGCGACTCCTACGACGCCATGAACTCCGACCGCCCGTATCGGAAAGGGCTGGGGATGGAGGAGTCGGTCAAACGCCTGCGCCAGGACGCCGGAACCCAGTTCAACCCGGCCCTGGTGGAGGCCTTCGTCAAAGCGCTGGAAAAGGAGGCTAAAAAATGAGCGAGGCCAACCGCAGTAAAAAATCAGTAGGCGCACTGGTGGGGATCGGAGTGGTGGCCGTGGTGCTGGCCATCTCCTATTTAGTTCCGGGGCTGTTCCAGGGAATGGAGAATAAAAGCTACGATCTGCGCTACCGTTTAAGGGTGGGCCAGACCAACGAACAGGACATCGAGGATGTGGTGATCGTGGACATCGACGACGCCTCGCTGGCCCAGTTGGGGCGGTTCCAGAACTGGCCCCGGCTTTATCACGCCAAAGTGGCCGATTACCTGGCCCAGGGCGGGGCGGCGGCGGTGGCCTTCGACATTTTTTTTGTGGAAAGCGATAGCCTGAAACCGGACATGGTCCAGCTGTACCAGGATGCCAAGGGGGAGCAGATCCGGGCAAAACTCTCCCTGAGCAAGCCTTTCAAGCCGGTGGCCGAAAAAACCCCGGAGTTGATCGGCGCCGTGCTGGAGAACTGGGGCTATGACCAGGATTTCGGGGCGGCCACCGCCCAGTCCGGGATAGTATATTTCCCCTTCTATTTTACCACCGGCAAGCTGAAGGACAGTTCTGATATGACGGCCCGGCGCTGGGCTTATAAACTGTCCCCAGAGGCCGCCGAAAAATACCAATGGATAAAATCCCAGGGCGACTTGTACGCCATAGGGCAGATGACCGCGCCGATACCGGTGCTGCTGGAATCGGCCAGAGGAACCGGCTACTATAACATCGAGCCCGACGACGACGGGGTGGCCCGGAGCATTCCCCTGTTCCTGGCCATCAGCGACCGCTGTTATCCCTCCATGGACTTCCAGATAGTGCTGGACAAGCTGGGGGTCAAAAAAGAGGAGGTTACGGTGGAGCTGGGCCGGTACATCAAGGCCGGGGACAAGCTGAAGATACCGATTGATCAGGACGGCCGGATGCTAATAACCTATTTCGGGCAGTATAAAAAATTCCGCTATATCTCCTACTCCGATGTGCTGACCGAGCAGGTGCCGGCCGAGTATTTCAAGGACAAGATAGTCATCGTCGGGGCCACCGCCGCCGGCCTGATGGACCTTCGGGTGGTGCCGTTCTCCAACGTCTTCCCCGGCCCCGAGATCCACGCCAACATCATGGAGACCCTGTTGACCGGACGGTTCGTCCGGGCGGTTCCCTGGCACATTCAGTTGGTCGTTTTGGTGCTGATAGGCCTTTTAACTGTGGTCGTCTCCCTGCGCTTCAAACCGCTGGCGGCCGGGTTGACCCTGTTCGGGCTGGTGATGGCCTATTTCATTACGGCCACCGTGATGTTTGACAAATCGCTGATCTGGGTGGAGATGGTTCGGCCTTTGGCGGTGGTGCTGTTTACCAACATGGTCATCCTGGGTTACCGCTATCTGACCGAGGAAAAACAGAAACTGTGGATCAAGAACATGTTCCAGGGCTACATGTCCAAAGACCTGGTGGACAAGATCATGGCTAATCCCGAGATGCTGCTGATGGGCGGCGACAAGAAAGAGGTCACCGTCTTCTTCTCTGACATCAAGGGCTTTTCTTCGTTCTCCGAGAAACTGGGAACACCTGAACGCTTGATCGCCCTGATCAACGAGTACCTGGGGGCCATGTCCGATGTGGTGCTGGAATTCGGCGGGTACATCAGCAAGTACGAGGGCGACGCCATCATGGCCTTCTGGGGCGCGCCCACCGACGATCCCAAACACGCCGAGACCTGCATCAAGTGCGTCTGGGCCATGAACCAGCGCCTGCAGATCCTGAACGCCGACCTGGCCAAGCGCAACATGCCGAATTTGTTCACCCGGTTCGGCCTGAATACCGGCATGGTAACGGTAGGCAACGTGGGCTCGGAGAAAAAGAAAAGCTACACCGCCATGGGCGACTCCATTAATCTGGGTTCGCGATTAGAGGGGGCCAACAAGGAGTACAATACGGCCATCATGATGTCCGAGTTCACCTACGCCAAGGTCAAGGGCCTTTATCCGGTGAGGGAGCTGGACCTGCTGAGGGTGGTGGGCAAGGAACAGCCGGTGCGGGTCTACGAACTTTTAGGCCTGTCCGCTGCCGATGTGTCGAATAAGAAAATGAAAGCGGTGGAGATCTACTTAAAGGGCCTGGAACTATACCGGACCAAGCAGTGGGACGCGGCCATCGCCCTGTTCCGGCAGACGCTGGAGGTGGATCCCGAGGACGGCCCCAGCCAGGTCTACATCGGCCGCTGCGAGGACTTCAAAGTGCTGCCGCCGCCGGAGAACTGGGACGGGGTGTTCGTGATGAAAACCAAGTAGATAACGGCGAACGGATAACAGATCACTGGGGGGCCGTCATTGCGGGAGGGCATTGATGCCGGACAAAAGCCTGCACTGAGTTGATAGGCTGAGCAAGCTCGAAGCCCCGGCCCTTGAATGGCTACCGAAGCGAAACAATCAAAAGCGTGTCATTCCCGGCGCTTGCCCCGCCAAGGCGGCCTGTGCGTTGGTACACAAAGAAACGAGAGTACCAGTTCGAAAAAACATTATCATCCGCGCTAATAAGGCGTGGACCGGATGCGGGGAATATTTTAATGCTCTTAACCGTATATTAAGACGAACTCATTACAAGGAGAACGGCCATGAAACGGTTCTTCGTATCTCTGATCATGCTCTTGTTACTGGCAGCCGCCAGCGCGTCCGCCCAGGCGGTCAAGGACAGGGGCGGAAAAAATGCGACCCTTAAGGCAGCGGATGAAACGGCCAAGCCCGTGCCCCCGAAGAAAGGCTTGGGAACGATAACCGGCACGGTGACGGACGCCGACTCCAAGGAACCTTTGCCCGGGGCCGTGGTCAAGCTCCTTGGCACGGAGTTTGGCGCGAATACTGATTCCACTGGCCGCTTCATCATCACTAATGTGAAGCCGGGGACATATACCATCCAGGCAAAGATGATGGGCTTTGCCTCGATGACGGTCACAAAAATAAAAGTAGAAAAAGGTTATACGGTTCAGATTGATTTTCCTCTGCGGGCCCAAGTACTTGAAAGCGTGGGTGGCGTCATTGAAGCCACCAGGCCCATGGTCATAACCGACGCAAAGACAAAGACCACGGTGATCAACACTGGCGCAGCAGCACCTACGAAACCGGGCGAACCGGCAAAACCGGGCGATAAAGGCGCGGCCGGCGGCAGATCTGATGAAATAGCCTATTTTAAAGATGGCGAAAAAAAGACAGCGGCATTGACAGAAACGGGTTCTGCTAGTTCGGCAACCAGCGGAAAAAGCAGGGATGACGGCAAGATTCCTAAGCCCGCTGCCCCGGCAGCATCAATGGAAGAACACCCGCCCGAAACGCCGCTGCCGGTTTCAGCGCCCCGTCCCCGCCCGGCCTCGCCCGGGATGAAGGCGGGCTCGAACGACGACAACAAACAGTTCAACTACTACCTCGGCTACCTGGAGAGGTTCCAACACATACGCGCGGCCAAAGTCGACGTCTCGGGCCGGGTGGTGTTCACGGTCACGGACGCGGACGGCAGGCCAATCGCCAACTGTCCGCTAGCGATCAAGGACGGCCAGGGCGCGGTTCTGGCCAGGCGCAAAACCTACGCCGACGGCCGGGCGATGTTCTTCACCACCGAAAAATCAGATTTCAAGCGCCAGGACCTGGAAGTGGCTGCGACCGGCAACCAGGAAACCGTTGCACAACGGTTTTCGCACAACGGAAAAAGCCTGATCGAGCTCAAGTTCAAACAGCGCCGCCCGACATTCAACAACGTGCCGCTGGACGTGGTCTTTTTGCTGGACTGCACCGGCAGCATGGGCGATGAGATCGCGCGGCTAAAATCGACCCTGCAGGTGATAAACTTTCAGGTGTCGCAGCTGCCGTCCAAGCCGGCAGTGCGGTTCGGCATGGTCCAGTACCGGGACCGGGGGGACGAATACGTCACCCGCGTCACTCCGTTCACGGCGGGTATAGACAAATTCCAAAAGGCGCTCGACGCGGTATCGGCCGGCGGCGGCAACGACGAGCCCGAGGACCTGCAGTCGGGGCTGAAGGACGCGGTCACGGGCATGGCCTGGCGCGATGACGCCTGCAAACTGGTATTCCTGGTAGCCGACGCGCCGCCGCATCTGGATTACCGGGACCAGACCTACGGCTACGGAGACGCCATGCGCGGAGCGGCGGCCAGCGCCATCAAGATCATTACCGTAGGCGCCAGCGGCCTCAACGACCAGGGCGAGTATGTGTTCCGGCAGCTGTCCCAGTATACCATGGGCCAGTTCATCTTCCTGACCTACGGTGAAACCGGCGAGGTCTCGGGCGGGGGCACGGCCGCGGTCAGCCACCACACCGGCAGCAATTTTCAGACCGAAAACCTGGACGCCATCATCGTCCGGATCATCAAGCAGGAGCTGGCCAACTACGGCGACGGAATCATCGAGCCGGACCAGGAGTACTTCGAGACCAATGCCGGCGGCGGCAACAAGGACGACGTGCTCAAGGAACTGTTCGCCGAAGGCATCAGGCAGCTGCTGGACTACTCCATCGTCCGCATCGACGAGAGCACGCCGGCCGCAGTAATGCCGGTCGCCTTCAGCGACGATTCCCTGAGATCCAAAGCCGAGGTCCTCGAGGATAATATCGTGCTGAACCTGGCGCCGGTCAAGGCGTTCCGGCTGGTCGAGCGGAAGGATCTGCGCCAGATAATGGGAGAGCAAAAGCTCAACCTTACCGGCGCTTTTGATAGTGAGAGGTCGGTCGAGGTGGGCAAGCTAATCGGAGCAAAAATATTGATCCTGCCGAAGCTCCATCAGGGAAAAGACAAACTGGAACTATATCTTAAAATGGTGAAGGTGGAGACCGGGGAGATAATGTCGATTACTTTGCTTAAAATAGATGACTGGTTGATATAACATGTTTTACCACGGTGCCTTTTAAGGTTGAGAGTATGAGGCATGCCGAAGGCTGGATCATTCTCAACTTCTCATATTCTTAACTTCTGAAATATAAAAGGGAGCATATAGACCTCCATGGCCAATCAACCATATCAGGTAAAACTTGAAATCTTCGAAGGCCCTTTGGACCTGCTGTTGTACCTCATCAAACAGCAGGAGGTGGACATCTACGACATCCCCATCGCCCGCATCACCCAGCAGTATCTGGAATACATCGAGATCATAAAGTCGCTGGACCTGGAGGTGGCCGGGGAGTTCCTGGTGATGGCCGCCACCCTAATCAAGATCAAGTCCAAGATGCTGCTGCCGCGGCACGAGGAGCTTGAAGGGCCGGAAGCCGAGGACCCGAGGCGCGACCTGGTGCAGCAGCTTTTGGAGTATAAAAAATTCAAGGAAGCGGCCAGCCGGCTGGAGGAGCGCGAGGAGCACCAGAGGCTGATGTATCCCCGGCCCAAGGGCGCCTTTGAAAAACAGGCGGAGCCACCGGCCGAGTCCCCCAAGCCCGAGGTGGAACTATTGGACCTGCTGCAGGCCTTCCGCCAGGTGGTGGAACGGATCGACAAGGTCAAACTCTACCAGATAGTGGGCGAGGACATCACCATCGAGGAACGGCTGAACTTTGTGCTGAAAGAGATCAGCGTGAAAAAGAAAATGAAATTCTCAGACCTATTTGTGAACGAGACCCGGAAACTGATGATGGTGGTCACGTTCTTCGCCCTGCTGGAACTGATTAGGCTGGGCCATGTAACGGTGACACAGGAAGGGCTGTTCGGAGATATCCTGATCTGCAAGGTGGAGGCCGACGGGCAGATGGCCCTGGAATGATGATGCTCACTGCAGAACACCAGGATGGCACCAGCCTGAGAACATCGAGCATGGCACTGAGGCACCGTTAAACTGATGCACTTCGGTAGAACAAGACATATAATTATTATTCTGGCCGCGCTCGGGGCCGTCTGTTTATCGCCGGCCCTGGGCCAGGATATGGATTCCCAGGAGGGCCAGCTCAAGGCCATCCGCCAGAAACTGGCCGAGGCCCGGGAGCGGGCCCAGGAGCTGAAGGGCCAGGAGAAGAACATCCTGGGCCAGATGGAACGGCTGGCCGAGCAGATCAACCTGACCCGTCAGGTGCTGGAGGCCTTAAGGGACAAGGAGGCCCGGCTTAATTCCGAGGTCAGGAAATTAGACGGACAGATGTTGAAGGCCGAGTCCCAGATGGTCCGACGCCAGGCCCTGATGGAGACCCGGATCCGGCAGATGTACAAGCAGGGCCGGCTTTACGAATGGGAGGCGCTGGTGACCCGGGCCAGTTTTGTCGACATCGTCAAGCGGTACAAATATCTCCGACTCTTTTCCCTGCAGGACCGGCGGCTTTATGAGACCATCAGGGAAGAGCGGACCCAGATATCCCGGGACAAGGCCGACCGCCAGGAAAGGCTGATTACCCTGGCCCAGGTGCGGGGCGAGACCGAACGGGAGATGGCGAACCTTAAGGATGACGAGCAGCAGCAAAAAAGGCTGCTGGACAAGGTCCGCCAGGAAAAAGCATCCAAAGAAGCCCTGGTGAAAGAACTGGCGGCCGCGGCCAAAAAACTGCAAAGCCTGATCGACGACCTGGAGCGGCAGCGCAAGGCCGAACTGCAGCGGCGCAAAAAAACGGTCCCGGCCCCCGGCGCCACCGTGCTGGAACGCAAGCAGGGGGGCCTTTTGTGGCCGGCCGAGGGAAAGCTTTATTCCAGCTTCGGTCTCAAGAAACACGCCAAGTACAACACGTACATCCAGAACAACGGCATCGACATCCTTTCCACCTACGGTTCGACGGTGGCGGCGGTGGCCCCGGGTAAAGTCGTATACGCCGAGAGGTTCCTGGGATACGGCAACGTCATCCTGATAGACCACGACGGCGGATATTACACTCTGTACGGAAACCTGACCGACATGCTGGTCTTTACCGGGTCGGCCGTGGCCGAGGGTCAGGTGATAGCCAGGGTCGGGGGCAACCTGGACGGCCCCCTCATGCATTTTGAGGTGCGCAAGGGCGGCAAACCGGTGGATCCGGTCCCATGGCTGAAAAGAAAAAAGGGGAATTAATCGATGAATACGCCCAGCAGCTGGAGCAGGAGTTGAGGGAAAAATATCGGGGTAAAAAGGAGATCGAAGAGATTTTGGAATGAAGCTCCTCGCAGCGAGCTGCGAGGTATCTCAAGGAAATATTTTATCTAAATGAAAACCTTACGGTTTTCAAACTTTCCCGTATAAGGTAAAATTTAGGAAACTTTCAAAAGTCCGAAATATATTTCAACCGCTGTCTGGAAATCAATAGCCGCAGCGACAACGCCCTTGGCGATTCCTTTGTCCTGGCCGGCCTGGCCTGTCTGCAGGCCGAGTGGAAGGACTACACCCGGACAGAGGTTTTGTACCGGCGCGCCCAGGTGAAA
This DNA window, taken from candidate division TA06 bacterium, encodes the following:
- a CDS encoding peptidoglycan DD-metalloendopeptidase family protein; this translates as MHFGRTRHIIIILAALGAVCLSPALGQDMDSQEGQLKAIRQKLAEARERAQELKGQEKNILGQMERLAEQINLTRQVLEALRDKEARLNSEVRKLDGQMLKAESQMVRRQALMETRIRQMYKQGRLYEWEALVTRASFVDIVKRYKYLRLFSLQDRRLYETIREERTQISRDKADRQERLITLAQVRGETEREMANLKDDEQQQKRLLDKVRQEKASKEALVKELAAAAKKLQSLIDDLERQRKAELQRRKKTVPAPGATVLERKQGGLLWPAEGKLYSSFGLKKHAKYNTYIQNNGIDILSTYGSTVAAVAPGKVVYAERFLGYGNVILIDHDGGYYTLYGNLTDMLVFTGSAVAEGQVIARVGGNLDGPLMHFEVRKGGKPVDPVPWLKRKKGN